In Crinalium epipsammum PCC 9333, the following are encoded in one genomic region:
- a CDS encoding DUF3536 domain-containing protein, which yields MTAADTPVQTTVIDESNNLESVANVKDPLQTATGVYVTVHGHFYQPPRENPYLDTIERQPSASPFHDWNERIHSECYRPNAFARVLNDRGELIGIVNNYEYLSFNIGPTLMSWLERYDFEVYQRILEADLKSCDRLNGHGNAIAQVYNHIIMPLANERDKYTQIRWGKEDFRSRFNRDPEGMWLAETAVDYATIKALIEEKIKFIVLAPSQAERCRLIPDEEQPVSQWLEVGGGQIDPTLPYRCFLPGGDPESDYIDIIFYDGPISRDMGFSDVLFNSNHLAGRVGQAVRGDHRQSQLISVATDGETFGHHKGGTEKSLAYAFIAEFPNRGWTVTNFAHYLSINPPKWEVELKPVTAWSCSHGVNRWQDDCGCGGGGEWHQKWRKPLRVALDWLRDQLIKVYEDTGRKFFLDPWAARDEYIKVIRDRTPANIEKFLARHRTHKLSPTEQVDALRLLEMQRHSLLMYTSCGWFFEELSRPEGVQILRYAARALELAGDVAGIQLEKGFVKRLTSAPSNIDFFKHGAEVYRHLVLSAQISFKQVAAQYAISSLFTNYAQQERVYCYDAQQLDYQLQRMGTLTLAVGQLRLVSQITWESTHLVFAVLHIGGWDFHCCIQPFAGRRAYSQLKEKLFDALSQASAAQAILAMNQLFGDQTFNLENLFAEERHRIIKLLSNETLTRLDQLYTQVYRDNYGVLKAFHRDELPVPQELQVAAEVALSHRCLISLRALEQENGDGQHLTHLGELEAIATEANHLRCQLKIPEAKQTLEQMILRSLWQLLHDTSPETQQADIQKILRLINLGEQLNLGLSLARSQELYFSFLHHKIGLQCMRVTSVESPFQGGDAALTKMLAKIAQLRQLLQLGEKLAVYVSPWLNQLP from the coding sequence ATGACTGCTGCTGATACTCCAGTGCAAACGACTGTTATTGATGAATCAAATAATTTAGAAAGCGTTGCCAATGTAAAAGATCCCCTACAAACTGCTACGGGTGTATATGTGACGGTTCACGGTCATTTTTACCAGCCACCCCGCGAAAACCCTTATTTAGATACTATTGAGCGTCAGCCGAGTGCATCACCTTTCCACGATTGGAATGAACGCATTCACTCTGAATGTTATCGCCCGAATGCTTTTGCTAGGGTGTTGAACGATCGCGGAGAGTTAATCGGGATCGTTAATAACTATGAGTATCTCAGCTTTAATATTGGTCCAACGTTGATGTCATGGCTAGAACGCTATGATTTTGAGGTATATCAACGCATATTAGAGGCGGATCTCAAAAGTTGCGATCGCCTCAACGGACACGGAAATGCGATCGCGCAAGTCTACAACCATATCATTATGCCCCTGGCTAATGAACGGGATAAATACACTCAAATTCGCTGGGGGAAAGAAGATTTCCGCTCCCGCTTTAACCGTGATCCCGAAGGAATGTGGTTAGCGGAAACAGCCGTAGACTATGCCACGATCAAAGCTTTAATTGAAGAAAAAATCAAATTCATTGTCCTTGCACCCTCCCAAGCAGAACGTTGTCGCTTAATTCCAGACGAGGAACAACCTGTAAGCCAATGGTTAGAAGTGGGCGGTGGTCAAATCGATCCCACCCTTCCTTATCGTTGCTTCCTGCCTGGTGGCGATCCAGAAAGTGATTATATTGATATCATCTTTTACGATGGTCCAATCTCCCGTGATATGGGCTTTAGCGATGTACTGTTTAATTCCAACCACTTAGCCGGACGAGTTGGGCAAGCAGTACGCGGGGATCACCGACAAAGCCAATTAATATCTGTAGCCACAGATGGCGAAACCTTTGGACATCATAAAGGCGGTACAGAAAAATCCCTTGCTTATGCCTTTATTGCAGAATTTCCCAATAGAGGTTGGACAGTAACAAATTTTGCTCATTATCTCAGCATCAACCCTCCCAAATGGGAAGTTGAATTAAAACCTGTTACAGCTTGGAGTTGTTCTCACGGTGTTAACCGTTGGCAAGATGACTGCGGTTGCGGTGGTGGTGGTGAATGGCATCAAAAATGGCGCAAACCGTTACGAGTAGCCCTAGATTGGTTGCGGGATCAGTTAATTAAGGTTTATGAAGATACAGGAAGAAAATTCTTTCTCGATCCTTGGGCTGCAAGAGATGAGTATATTAAGGTAATTCGCGATCGCACTCCTGCAAATATTGAAAAATTCCTTGCCCGTCATCGCACCCACAAATTATCACCCACAGAACAAGTAGACGCACTGCGCTTATTAGAAATGCAGCGTCACTCCTTACTGATGTATACCAGTTGCGGTTGGTTTTTTGAAGAATTATCCCGCCCAGAAGGTGTGCAAATTCTCCGCTATGCAGCCCGCGCACTAGAATTAGCCGGAGATGTCGCTGGCATACAATTAGAAAAAGGATTTGTCAAACGCCTCACATCTGCACCTAGTAACATTGACTTCTTTAAGCATGGTGCAGAAGTTTACCGCCATTTAGTACTATCTGCCCAAATAAGCTTTAAACAAGTAGCAGCACAATACGCAATTAGTTCTCTGTTTACTAATTATGCTCAACAAGAGCGAGTTTACTGTTACGATGCCCAGCAATTAGACTACCAGTTGCAACGCATGGGAACTCTCACCTTAGCAGTGGGACAATTGCGGTTAGTTTCACAAATTACTTGGGAAAGCACCCATTTAGTGTTTGCAGTTCTACATATAGGCGGTTGGGACTTCCATTGCTGCATTCAACCATTTGCAGGAAGACGCGCTTACAGTCAATTGAAAGAAAAATTATTTGATGCCCTGAGTCAAGCTAGTGCTGCTCAAGCAATTTTAGCAATGAATCAGTTGTTTGGGGATCAAACGTTTAACTTAGAAAACTTGTTTGCTGAGGAACGTCACAGAATCATTAAACTGCTAAGTAATGAAACATTGACACGCTTAGATCAGTTATATACTCAAGTTTACCGTGATAACTACGGCGTTTTGAAAGCCTTCCATCGAGATGAATTACCTGTACCGCAAGAATTGCAAGTAGCCGCAGAGGTAGCACTTTCACACCGTTGCTTAATTTCTCTACGGGCGTTGGAACAAGAAAATGGGGATGGACAACATTTAACTCATTTGGGAGAATTAGAAGCGATCGCCACTGAAGCTAATCATCTGCGCTGTCAGTTGAAGATACCAGAAGCCAAGCAAACATTAGAACAAATGATATTGCGATCGCTCTGGCAATTGTTGCACGATACTAGCCCAGAAACACAACAAGCTGATATCCAAAAGATATTACGCCTAATTAATTTAGGTGAACAGCTTAATCTGGGACTTTCCCTCGCTCGGTCACAAGAGTTATATTTTAGTTTCCTGCACCATAAAATCGGATTGCAGTGTATGCGGGTAACTTCAGTAGAGTCACCTTTTCAAGGTGGTGATGCAGCCCTGACAAAAATGCTTGCTAAAATTGCTCAACTACGTCAACTTTTACAGTTGGGTGAAAAATTGGCAGTATATGTCAGCCCTTGGTTAAATCAATTGCCTTGA
- a CDS encoding serine/threonine-protein kinase translates to MTTHHLAMQVCINFSCPKPTDPLNANNPICRHCGSELVLQNRYRVVRLLSDQSGFGNVYEVDDGGRSKILKVLKQHHNTNPTALKLFQKEATALSQLDHPGIPKFDNYFQLQLRNSSGGANSPLLHCIVMEKIDGSTLEEWQNQRGNKPISQEQAIIWLKQVVEILKTIHNHSYFHRDIKPSNIMLRPNGELVLIDFGSTREMTYTYLGKVSGAGNITKLTSAGYTPPEQDKGHAVPQSDFYALGRTFVYLLTGKEPNHQAIYNPYKDELVWRGHARGLSPHFADLIDDMMAHQAGNRPKNAQEILQRLNNISKNIHPPPPPPQQLKRYWILSGVLAILITIIGSAQAYSQSAFNSDVFTLLTSLTLLEKDNFNISDLSEGSSLKSVTFNSKGEILASTTQTNIIKIWNLSLSERLTTLNDQRKEIRYVTFSRDGNTLASASNDNTIKIWDIATAQDIGTFKDESEKYISSLAISQNSQTLANVTWGKNITIWNMINHEKIGNIQVESDSFIAIAISPDGQILASGTNDEIKLWNIANREEKQTFTVDSGGITALAFSPDGKILASGSNDNTIQIWNLITGKIIRTLAGHSSPIRSMAFSPNGQKLVSSSDDNTIKIWRLQKVVR, encoded by the coding sequence ATGACTACTCACCACCTAGCTATGCAGGTTTGCATAAATTTCAGTTGCCCCAAGCCAACAGATCCGTTGAATGCGAATAATCCTATCTGCCGTCATTGTGGATCTGAGTTAGTTTTACAAAATCGTTACAGAGTTGTGCGCTTACTTAGCGATCAAAGCGGCTTCGGGAATGTCTACGAGGTAGATGATGGCGGCAGATCCAAAATTCTCAAAGTACTGAAACAGCATCATAACACCAACCCTACAGCCCTTAAGTTATTTCAAAAAGAGGCTACGGCATTAAGTCAGCTAGATCATCCAGGAATTCCTAAGTTTGATAACTATTTTCAGCTTCAACTGAGAAACAGTAGCGGTGGAGCTAATTCACCTTTGCTGCACTGCATAGTGATGGAAAAAATAGATGGTTCCACTTTAGAAGAGTGGCAAAACCAGCGAGGTAATAAACCCATTTCTCAAGAGCAAGCAATTATTTGGTTAAAACAGGTAGTAGAAATTTTAAAAACTATCCACAATCATTCATATTTTCATCGGGATATTAAGCCATCAAATATTATGCTGCGCCCTAATGGTGAGCTAGTATTAATTGATTTTGGTAGCACTAGAGAAATGACTTATACCTACTTGGGAAAAGTCAGTGGTGCTGGAAATATTACTAAACTTACTTCTGCTGGTTACACACCACCAGAACAAGACAAAGGTCATGCAGTACCGCAGTCGGATTTTTATGCGTTAGGGCGTACATTTGTTTATTTACTAACAGGGAAAGAACCTAATCATCAAGCTATTTATAATCCTTATAAAGACGAGCTAGTTTGGAGGGGTCATGCTCGTGGGCTATCACCCCATTTTGCAGATTTAATTGATGATATGATGGCTCATCAAGCAGGAAATCGCCCTAAAAACGCGCAGGAGATTTTGCAGCGTTTAAATAATATTTCTAAAAATATACATCCACCGCCACCTCCACCTCAACAGTTAAAAAGGTATTGGATATTAAGTGGAGTATTGGCAATTTTAATTACTATAATAGGGTCTGCCCAAGCTTATTCGCAATCTGCATTTAATAGCGATGTTTTTACACTATTAACTTCATTAACGTTATTAGAAAAAGATAATTTTAATATTAGTGATTTAAGTGAGGGTAGCTCACTTAAATCAGTGACATTTAATTCCAAAGGTGAGATTTTAGCTAGTACTACTCAAACAAATATTATAAAAATCTGGAATCTCTCTCTTTCAGAAAGACTGACAACATTAAATGATCAACGAAAAGAAATTCGGTATGTTACTTTTAGCCGTGATGGCAATACTTTAGCTAGTGCTAGTAATGATAATACAATCAAAATTTGGGATATAGCTACTGCACAAGATATTGGTACTTTTAAAGATGAGTCTGAAAAATATATTAGTTCCCTCGCTATCAGCCAGAATAGTCAGACTTTAGCTAATGTTACTTGGGGCAAAAATATTACTATTTGGAATATGATCAACCATGAAAAAATTGGTAATATTCAAGTTGAGTCTGACTCGTTTATTGCCATAGCCATCAGTCCAGACGGACAAATTTTAGCAAGTGGAACTAATGATGAAATTAAACTTTGGAATATTGCAAATAGAGAAGAAAAGCAAACATTTACAGTGGATTCTGGTGGTATTACTGCTTTAGCTTTCAGTCCCGATGGAAAAATTTTAGCAAGTGGAAGCAATGACAATACAATTCAAATCTGGAATTTGATTACTGGCAAAATAATTCGTACTTTGGCTGGTCATTCTAGCCCAATTAGATCAATGGCTTTCAGTCCAAATGGACAAAAATTAGTAAGTAGTAGTGATGACAATACAATAAAAATTTGGCGATTACAAAAAGTTGTCCGGTAA
- a CDS encoding DUF4126 domain-containing protein: MIGILAALSASAAAGMRLALPLLVIGLLQNEQLWYDVPLLSRIQPPVVLGFLTSWSLFEIFASKKLLGQRILQIIQIILSPLVGAIMGIAVAKITGVPVQLIWIIGIVSGLLALVLQLVKVGWFYRLRGIPIWVVLIEDALCVFLVILAFKAPKSGGIMALILLWLAIRSSTQWYQWYRGKNRRGKQSKISRQEQDLD, translated from the coding sequence ATGATTGGAATTTTAGCCGCACTTTCAGCTTCTGCGGCAGCAGGTATGAGACTTGCTCTGCCACTTCTAGTTATTGGGTTGTTGCAAAACGAGCAGCTTTGGTATGATGTGCCGTTGCTGTCGCGCATTCAGCCACCTGTAGTCTTAGGCTTTTTAACTAGCTGGTCATTGTTTGAGATATTTGCTTCTAAAAAGCTGCTGGGACAGCGTATTTTACAAATTATTCAAATAATTTTAAGCCCATTAGTGGGAGCAATTATGGGCATAGCAGTTGCAAAAATTACTGGCGTTCCTGTGCAGTTAATTTGGATAATTGGTATTGTCAGTGGTTTATTAGCATTAGTTCTCCAGCTAGTTAAGGTTGGGTGGTTTTATCGGTTGCGGGGAATTCCAATTTGGGTTGTATTAATTGAAGATGCGTTATGCGTTTTTTTGGTAATTCTTGCTTTTAAAGCGCCAAAATCAGGTGGGATAATGGCTTTAATTCTGCTGTGGTTGGCGATTCGTAGTTCTACCCAATGGTATCAATGGTATAGGGGAAAAAACCGCAGGGGAAAGCAAAGCAAAATTAGTCGCCAAGAACAAGATCTTGATTGA
- the cax gene encoding calcium/proton exchanger has translation MITLEKVFSLLLLFIPISIAAHFSHWGASVVFITACLGIIPLAAWMGTATEEIAVVLGPSLGGLLNATFGNATELIISLVALNAGLIDVVKASITGSIISNLLLVMGFSMLLGGLRYKEQEFQPVIAGVNASSMTLAVIAILLPTAMDYTSSGIDEATIQKLSIAVAVVLILVYGLTLLFSMKTHSYLYHVGLAELEPSELSEVNLAPDTATDEVNLPLWIGVLLGCTLLVAVESELLVDSLEVATSQLGLTTLFTGVILVPIIGNAAEHATAVTVAMKNKMDLSLGVAVGSSMQIALFVAPVLVLAGWITGQPMDLDFNPFELVAVAVAVLIANSISSDGKSNWLEGVLLLAAYVILALAFYFHPVITAIG, from the coding sequence ATGATCACTCTAGAAAAAGTTTTTTCGCTGCTATTATTATTTATCCCCATCTCCATTGCAGCGCACTTTTCACACTGGGGAGCAAGTGTTGTGTTTATCACAGCTTGTTTAGGGATCATTCCCCTCGCGGCTTGGATGGGAACTGCTACTGAAGAAATTGCCGTTGTCCTTGGTCCCTCATTAGGAGGGTTGTTAAACGCTACTTTTGGCAATGCTACAGAATTAATTATTTCACTCGTTGCCCTGAATGCAGGACTGATAGATGTTGTTAAAGCTAGTATCACTGGCTCAATTATCAGTAACTTGCTGCTAGTGATGGGCTTTTCGATGTTACTAGGAGGTCTTCGCTATAAAGAGCAAGAATTTCAGCCAGTTATCGCTGGAGTGAATGCTTCATCAATGACGTTAGCTGTAATTGCAATTCTGCTACCAACAGCAATGGATTATACCTCCAGTGGTATTGATGAAGCGACAATTCAAAAGCTTTCCATAGCAGTAGCAGTTGTTTTAATCTTGGTTTATGGGCTAACCCTGCTATTTTCTATGAAAACTCACTCTTATCTCTATCATGTGGGTTTAGCAGAGTTGGAGCCATCAGAGTTATCTGAGGTTAATTTAGCACCAGATACTGCCACAGATGAAGTTAACTTGCCTTTGTGGATTGGGGTTTTATTAGGTTGTACCTTATTAGTAGCTGTGGAGTCAGAACTTTTAGTTGACTCTCTGGAAGTAGCAACTTCGCAGTTAGGGCTAACAACTTTATTTACAGGGGTGATTTTAGTTCCCATCATCGGTAATGCTGCTGAACACGCAACTGCTGTTACTGTGGCAATGAAGAATAAGATGGATCTTTCTTTGGGCGTTGCAGTTGGTTCTAGTATGCAAATTGCCTTATTTGTTGCCCCAGTTTTAGTGTTAGCAGGGTGGATAACGGGTCAACCAATGGATTTAGATTTCAATCCATTTGAATTGGTAGCGGTAGCAGTGGCAGTGTTAATTGCTAATTCTATCAGTTCTGATGGTAAGTCAAATTGGTTAGAAGGTGTGTTGCTGTTAGCGGCTTATGTAATTTTGGCTTTGGCTTTTTACTTCCATCCGGTGATTACAGCGATTGGGTAA
- the cax gene encoding calcium/proton exchanger, producing the protein MNIKNLLSFGLLIFIPISIAAHFLEWSALTVFITSALAILPLAIWLSTATEEIAVVTGPSIGGLLNAIFGNATELIIALIILKEGLIDIVKASITGTILSNLLLVMGLSMFLGGLRYKEQSFQPVVARVNATSMTVAMVAILLPTAVIYTSKVDQIVATRNLSIAVAVVLIIVYALTLLFSLRTHSYLYDVGIVESEKNEPTSEPKETPHKPNLWLWGGVLLASTTGVAIESELLVGGLEEATAGLGLSPTFTGVILLPLIGGAAEYITAVRVAMKNNMELSVSVAMGSSLLIALFVAPLLVLVGLFIGQPMDLDFDIFQVIAVAIAVGIANLVSLDGTSNWLEGTLLLATYTILALAFYFHPV; encoded by the coding sequence ATGAATATCAAAAACCTTCTTTCTTTTGGTTTATTAATCTTTATTCCCATTTCGATTGCGGCTCATTTTTTAGAGTGGAGTGCGCTTACTGTTTTCATAACTTCCGCACTAGCTATTTTGCCCCTAGCTATCTGGCTAAGTACAGCTACAGAAGAAATTGCCGTAGTCACTGGACCTTCGATTGGCGGTTTATTAAATGCTATTTTTGGCAATGCCACTGAATTAATTATTGCTTTAATCATCCTTAAAGAAGGCTTAATTGATATTGTCAAAGCTAGTATTACTGGTACTATCCTGAGTAACTTACTCTTAGTAATGGGACTTTCTATGTTCCTGGGTGGTTTACGATACAAAGAGCAGAGTTTTCAACCAGTGGTAGCGCGGGTAAATGCTACTTCTATGACGGTGGCAATGGTAGCGATTTTGTTACCTACTGCTGTTATTTATACTTCCAAAGTGGATCAAATTGTAGCTACTCGTAATTTATCAATTGCAGTAGCAGTAGTTTTAATCATAGTTTACGCTTTAACACTGCTATTTTCTTTACGCACCCACAGCTACCTTTATGATGTTGGGATAGTAGAATCAGAGAAAAATGAGCCAACTTCTGAACCAAAAGAAACGCCACACAAACCTAATTTATGGTTATGGGGAGGAGTGTTATTAGCTAGTACAACAGGAGTGGCAATTGAGTCAGAATTGTTAGTAGGAGGATTAGAGGAAGCAACTGCTGGTTTAGGTCTTAGTCCAACGTTTACCGGAGTAATTCTTTTACCATTAATTGGCGGTGCAGCAGAATATATAACGGCTGTGCGGGTAGCAATGAAGAATAATATGGAACTTTCTGTTTCAGTAGCAATGGGTTCTAGTCTGCTAATTGCTTTATTTGTTGCGCCACTTTTAGTGTTAGTAGGACTATTTATTGGTCAGCCAATGGATTTGGATTTTGATATATTTCAAGTAATAGCTGTGGCTATAGCTGTAGGAATTGCTAATTTGGTGAGTCTAGATGGTACTTCTAACTGGTTAGAGGGAACATTATTATTGGCAACTTACACTATTTTAGCCTTGGCTTTCTACTTTCATCCCGTATAG
- a CDS encoding WD40 repeat domain-containing protein produces MTLKSIFAYFFTALAFTSAIAVTKVNSSDSVAQTPNTRQTTLNAKANSKWHPQLIRTIQGFTQMVGAIAITPDGQNIVAGSDSGAIKVWNLKTGKLVRTLNKHTDSIVSLAISPNGKTLVSASGLNEQAVKIWDLKTGAVIKTIQKPDWFVKSVAISPDNKQLALGIWNTTTTKPQVEVLNLTTGATIYSLQGSSQSNLTVQFSPNGKSLASGNEDSTIQLWDTDTGNLIYTLNHGAGVRAIAFSQDSKSLISESYTQTVKVWNVQTGELISTPIADSGIVFVNAVAVHPQGDLFASALGGENGVLNIFDLNTGKVISPVTGYSGVVSALAFTPNGQTLVSGNSDGSISIWQAK; encoded by the coding sequence ATGACCCTTAAATCAATTTTTGCTTATTTTTTCACCGCTTTAGCTTTTACCAGTGCGATCGCTGTTACTAAAGTTAATAGTTCTGATTCAGTCGCTCAAACCCCTAATACTAGGCAGACGACCCTAAATGCTAAAGCCAATTCTAAATGGCATCCTCAATTAATTCGCACTATTCAAGGATTTACCCAAATGGTGGGTGCGATCGCCATTACCCCAGATGGACAAAATATTGTTGCTGGTAGTGATAGCGGTGCGATTAAAGTATGGAATTTAAAAACTGGTAAATTAGTCCGCACTCTGAATAAACATACAGATTCAATTGTATCACTTGCTATTAGTCCAAATGGTAAAACTCTTGTTAGTGCAAGTGGTTTAAATGAGCAAGCTGTAAAAATATGGGATTTAAAAACTGGTGCGGTAATCAAAACTATTCAAAAACCTGATTGGTTTGTGAAATCTGTAGCTATTAGTCCAGATAACAAACAACTTGCGCTGGGTATTTGGAATACAACAACCACCAAACCCCAAGTAGAAGTATTAAATCTGACTACAGGTGCAACAATTTATAGCTTACAGGGATCTAGTCAGTCTAATTTGACTGTCCAGTTTAGCCCGAATGGGAAAAGTTTAGCCAGTGGTAATGAAGATAGTACTATCCAACTATGGGATACGGATACGGGTAACTTGATTTATACATTAAATCATGGTGCGGGTGTGAGAGCGATCGCATTTAGCCAAGATAGCAAATCTTTAATCAGCGAAAGTTACACACAAACGGTTAAAGTTTGGAATGTGCAAACAGGCGAATTAATCTCTACACCCATTGCAGACTCAGGCATAGTTTTTGTCAATGCTGTTGCTGTACACCCTCAAGGTGATTTATTTGCCAGTGCTTTAGGTGGAGAAAACGGCGTATTGAATATTTTTGATTTAAACACTGGAAAAGTAATTAGCCCCGTTACAGGTTATTCCGGCGTAGTTTCTGCCCTTGCTTTCACTCCTAACGGGCAAACTTTAGTTAGTGGTAACTCTGACGGTAGTATTTCTATCTGGCAAGCAAAGTAA
- a CDS encoding fasciclin domain-containing protein: MLHYREFPLVKKLTKLVSLASLSVLITLPATAELTTNSTATQNTTLLAQANPVRNNIAVELETANDAFSTLARIVKAARLNDELATTGALTIFAPTDEAFAALPAGTLETLLLPENRDTLIKVLTYHIVPGKSTSFNTKSGRRRTLQGQSLTLSVAPRGGQIKVNSAKVILADIPARNGTIHGINQVLLPPDLLK; encoded by the coding sequence ATGCTACATTATCGCGAATTTCCTTTAGTAAAAAAACTCACTAAGTTAGTAAGTTTAGCTAGTCTAAGTGTTTTAATTACTCTTCCAGCTACGGCTGAGTTAACTACAAATTCAACAGCAACACAAAACACTACTTTACTAGCGCAAGCTAATCCTGTCAGAAATAATATTGCTGTGGAGTTAGAAACAGCAAATGATGCCTTTTCTACTCTTGCCAGAATTGTCAAAGCAGCACGTCTGAATGATGAGTTAGCAACAACAGGTGCTTTGACAATATTTGCGCCTACAGATGAAGCATTTGCAGCTTTACCTGCGGGAACATTAGAAACTCTTTTACTGCCTGAAAATAGGGACACATTAATTAAAGTTTTAACCTATCATATAGTCCCTGGAAAAAGTACCAGTTTTAATACTAAATCAGGTAGACGCAGAACGCTTCAGGGTCAGTCATTAACTCTCAGTGTAGCACCCAGAGGAGGACAGATTAAAGTTAATAGTGCCAAGGTAATTTTGGCAGATATTCCTGCACGTAACGGGACAATTCATGGAATTAATCAAGTGCTATTGCCGCCTGATTTATTAAAATAG